A genomic segment from SAR202 cluster bacterium encodes:
- the uvrC gene encoding excinuclease ABC subunit UvrC, whose protein sequence is MENQAFSDRLKAAPTKPGVYQMRDAKGDVLYVGKASRLRNRLRQYFAGSSNLPPKIQSLVANVVDFDFIVTESEQEALLLESNLIKHHRPVYNARLKDDKSYPFIKIDTTEDFPQVYITRRVARDGAKYFGPFASAGSVRRTLALLKKLFPYRSCTIVITGKEPRPCLDYYIKRCAGPCIGAVNTEQYGEIIDQVVMFLEGKTDSIVKSLSRRMSQAAETLEFERAAALRDQIQSIEKVHEGQKVLNLSGENMDVVAMASGENEARVEVFFVRQGKLIGRDNFTMTGTQDDDPGTVIAAFVEQFYDVNPYIPPKVLLQHTIDDETLVREWLEKKRVGKVELLVPQRGEKKRLVEMVAENAREGLDQMKVRKAQDNTIADQAMAEIQEALGLPALPSRIECYDISNIQGTNTVGSMVVFEEGKPKTAHYRRFKIKTVQGVDDYSSMREMLTRRFKRLSTQSPAESGETLLSAPSSVEKLREAPVLDEQRRTTHVEAEDAEPVPPRQDAAWELAPDLVIIDGGKGHLGAALQVFLELGITNIPLSSLAKENEEIFLPYTPEPIILPRDSQGLFLVQRIRDEAHRFAITFHRERRSKTNLRSVIDDIPGIGPRRRRMLLRKFGSVRGIKDAAIDDIAAVPGMTRKLAEKVKEAL, encoded by the coding sequence TTGGAAAACCAGGCCTTCTCAGACAGGCTCAAAGCAGCACCCACCAAGCCGGGCGTCTACCAGATGCGGGACGCCAAAGGCGACGTGCTGTACGTTGGAAAGGCCTCCCGCCTCCGCAACCGCCTCCGCCAGTACTTCGCCGGGTCCAGCAACCTCCCACCCAAGATACAGAGCCTCGTGGCGAACGTCGTCGACTTCGACTTCATCGTCACCGAGTCGGAGCAAGAGGCTTTGCTGCTCGAGTCCAACCTCATCAAGCACCACCGGCCCGTCTATAACGCGCGGCTGAAGGACGACAAGAGCTACCCCTTCATCAAGATCGATACCACCGAGGACTTCCCACAGGTGTATATCACCCGCCGCGTTGCCAGGGACGGCGCGAAGTACTTCGGCCCATTCGCCAGCGCCGGCAGCGTCCGCCGCACCCTCGCCCTGCTCAAGAAGCTCTTCCCTTACCGCTCCTGCACAATTGTTATCACGGGCAAGGAGCCGCGGCCGTGCCTGGACTACTACATCAAGCGGTGCGCCGGCCCGTGCATCGGGGCGGTGAACACGGAGCAGTACGGGGAGATCATCGACCAGGTGGTCATGTTCCTTGAGGGCAAGACGGACAGCATCGTCAAGTCGCTCTCGCGCCGGATGTCGCAGGCGGCCGAGACCCTGGAGTTCGAGCGCGCAGCGGCGCTGCGCGACCAGATACAGTCGATTGAGAAGGTCCACGAGGGCCAGAAGGTCCTGAACCTGAGCGGCGAGAATATGGACGTCGTCGCAATGGCCTCCGGCGAGAACGAGGCGCGCGTGGAGGTCTTCTTCGTCCGCCAGGGGAAGCTCATCGGCCGCGACAACTTCACGATGACGGGCACGCAGGACGACGACCCCGGCACCGTTATCGCCGCGTTCGTCGAGCAGTTCTATGACGTGAACCCTTACATCCCGCCCAAGGTCCTGCTCCAGCACACCATCGATGACGAGACGCTCGTTCGAGAGTGGCTTGAGAAGAAGAGGGTCGGCAAGGTGGAGCTGCTGGTCCCCCAGCGCGGAGAGAAGAAGCGCCTGGTGGAGATGGTTGCGGAGAACGCCCGCGAGGGGCTGGACCAGATGAAGGTCCGCAAGGCGCAGGACAACACTATCGCCGACCAGGCGATGGCGGAGATTCAGGAAGCGCTCGGCCTCCCTGCCCTGCCCTCTCGCATCGAGTGTTACGACATCTCGAATATCCAGGGCACTAACACCGTGGGGAGCATGGTCGTGTTCGAGGAGGGCAAGCCCAAGACGGCCCACTATCGGCGCTTCAAGATCAAGACGGTCCAGGGAGTGGACGACTACTCTTCCATGCGCGAGATGCTTACCAGGCGCTTCAAGCGGCTGTCCACACAGTCTCCGGCGGAGTCCGGCGAGACGCTGCTCTCCGCGCCGTCCTCGGTGGAGAAGCTCCGGGAGGCCCCGGTGCTGGACGAGCAGCGCCGGACAACTCACGTTGAGGCGGAGGACGCCGAGCCTGTGCCGCCACGGCAAGACGCGGCGTGGGAGCTAGCCCCGGACCTGGTGATCATCGACGGCGGCAAGGGCCATCTGGGCGCGGCGCTGCAGGTATTCCTTGAGCTGGGGATAACGAACATCCCGCTCTCGAGCCTTGCGAAGGAGAACGAAGAGATATTCCTTCCCTACACTCCTGAGCCAATCATCCTCCCGCGCGACTCGCAGGGCCTCTTCCTGGTGCAGCGCATCCGCGACGAGGCGCACCGCTTCGCGATCACCTTCCACCGGGAGCGCCGCTCCAAGACCAACCTCCGCTCGGTAATCGACGATATCCCAGGCATAGGCCCCCGCCGCCGCCGCATGCTCCTCCGCAAGTTCGGCTCCGTCCGCGGCATCAAGGACGCCGCGATAGACGATATCGCGGCGGTGCCCGGCATGACGCGCAAGCTGGCGGAGAAGGTGAAAGAGGCGCTGTAA
- a CDS encoding four helix bundle protein → MNGQSGEFEPRDLKIRTKDFALRVVRMYSALPKSAAADVIGRQVLRSGTSVGANYREAYRARSKSEFISKIGDCLKELDETAYWLELLAESPTVPESKTSSLRDECDQPLSIFTTISKSAKINKG, encoded by the coding sequence ATGAATGGTCAAAGCGGGGAGTTCGAGCCGAGAGACCTGAAGATTCGAACTAAGGACTTTGCTTTGCGAGTGGTCAGGATGTACTCCGCGTTGCCGAAGTCGGCCGCCGCAGATGTCATCGGAAGACAAGTGCTTCGTTCAGGTACATCTGTCGGCGCCAATTACCGCGAAGCCTATCGGGCGAGATCAAAGTCCGAGTTCATATCCAAGATTGGAGACTGCCTCAAGGAGCTCGACGAAACCGCATATTGGCTTGAGCTTCTTGCGGAATCGCCTACGGTCCCGGAGTCCAAAACGTCCAGTTTGCGCGACGAGTGCGACCAGCCTCTCTCCATCTTCACCACAATTTCAAAGTCAGCGAAGATTAACAAGGGATAG
- the xerD gene encoding site-specific tyrosine recombinase XerD: MNQTVDRFLNYTTVERGLSPNTLAAYKNDLNQLVEFLDKRNPNAKGDETWKQVTSKVVSDYVLQLHEKGFSDTTRARKVASAKSLFSFLLQEGIIEQDPTENVSSPRVGRSLPEALTVEEIKTLLETPKGPAPDAMRDRAMLELLYATGIRVSELVALNIQDVDLQQSFVRCYGKGAKERLIPIHSHAVDVVKSYIIEGRPMIANGRSGPTLFLNHRGERLTRQGFWLILRGLARKAGIQRKITPHTLRHSFATHLLRGGAPLRHVQELLGHASITTTQVYTHLTSEHVRAEYERSHPRAR, encoded by the coding sequence ATGAACCAAACAGTTGACCGATTCCTCAACTACACAACCGTAGAGCGCGGACTCTCCCCAAACACGCTCGCCGCTTACAAGAACGATCTCAACCAGCTCGTTGAGTTCCTGGATAAGCGTAACCCGAACGCCAAAGGGGATGAGACCTGGAAACAGGTGACCTCCAAGGTGGTTTCGGACTATGTTCTCCAGCTCCACGAGAAGGGGTTCTCAGACACGACCCGCGCGCGCAAGGTCGCCTCCGCCAAGTCGCTGTTCAGCTTCCTACTTCAGGAGGGGATCATCGAACAGGACCCCACCGAGAACGTCAGCTCCCCCAGGGTAGGCCGCTCCCTCCCGGAAGCCCTGACCGTGGAGGAGATCAAAACCCTCCTGGAGACGCCCAAAGGCCCTGCCCCGGACGCGATGCGCGACAGGGCGATGCTGGAGCTTCTGTATGCGACGGGCATCAGGGTCAGCGAGCTGGTGGCGCTCAACATTCAGGATGTTGACCTCCAGCAGAGCTTCGTCCGATGCTACGGCAAGGGCGCGAAGGAGAGGCTCATCCCGATCCACTCCCACGCCGTGGACGTTGTGAAGTCGTATATCATCGAGGGCAGGCCGATGATCGCCAACGGGCGGTCCGGACCGACGCTGTTCCTTAACCACCGTGGCGAGAGACTTACCCGGCAGGGCTTCTGGCTCATCCTGCGCGGCCTCGCCCGCAAGGCCGGCATACAGCGCAAGATCACGCCGCACACGCTGCGGCACAGCTTCGCCACGCACTTGCTTCGCGGCGGCGCTCCGCTGAGGCACGTCCAGGAGCTCCTTGGCCACGCGAGCATAACGACCACCCAGGTTTACACGCACCTGACAAGCGAGCATGTGCGGGCCGAGTACGAGCGCTCGCATCCCCGGGCGCGGTAG
- a CDS encoding SPFH/Band 7/PHB domain protein, translated as MAIINFMRDYQRIALFKWGKFTGMKGPGPVFLIPIIHSGTRVDLRTEVIDIPRQTNITRDNAPIDIDFLIYMRVMAEYASRAVLEVENYRAAVIGLATTTLRAVVGDLDLDAVLSQRERINSVLREKLDSETARWGIKVSNVEIREIEPPKDIQDAMNRQMSAERLRRAVVREAEGTKEAAVTVAEGEKASAILKAEGQRQAEILSAEGDKQAAILRAEGYSTALDKIFTVAKGIDSNTLSLQYFETLKHMGQGQSTKWIFPMEFTSLLKPLAGMVNGMNGDGEKK; from the coding sequence ATGGCAATCATTAACTTCATGCGTGACTACCAGCGGATCGCCCTGTTCAAGTGGGGCAAATTCACGGGCATGAAGGGGCCCGGCCCTGTGTTCCTCATCCCGATCATCCATTCCGGTACCAGGGTTGATCTGCGCACGGAGGTGATCGACATCCCGCGCCAGACGAACATCACGCGCGACAACGCGCCGATAGACATCGACTTCCTGATCTACATGCGCGTCATGGCGGAGTACGCCTCGCGCGCCGTCCTGGAGGTTGAGAACTACCGCGCGGCCGTCATCGGTCTGGCAACCACTACCCTCCGCGCCGTCGTCGGCGATCTGGACCTGGACGCCGTGCTGTCCCAGCGCGAGCGCATCAACAGCGTACTGCGCGAGAAGCTGGACTCCGAGACCGCCCGCTGGGGCATCAAGGTCTCAAACGTGGAAATACGCGAGATCGAGCCGCCCAAGGACATCCAGGATGCAATGAACCGCCAGATGTCTGCCGAGCGCCTGCGCAGGGCCGTCGTCCGTGAAGCCGAAGGCACCAAAGAGGCGGCGGTTACAGTCGCTGAAGGCGAAAAGGCATCGGCGATTCTCAAGGCAGAGGGCCAGCGTCAGGCCGAAATCCTCTCAGCCGAGGGCGACAAGCAGGCGGCCATCCTGCGCGCCGAGGGCTACAGCACAGCCCTGGACAAGATATTCACCGTAGCGAAGGGCATCGACTCAAACACCCTGAGCCTTCAGTACTTCGAGACCCTGAAGCACATGGGCCAGGGCCAGTCGACGAAGTGGATCTTCCCCATGGAGTTCACCAGCCTCCTGAAGCCGCTGGCAGGCATGGTGAATGGGATGAACGGGGACGGGGAGAAGAAGTAG